In a single window of the Zea mays cultivar B73 chromosome 5, Zm-B73-REFERENCE-NAM-5.0, whole genome shotgun sequence genome:
- the LOC100194291 gene encoding putative ubiquitin carboxyl-terminal hydrolase superfamily protein has protein sequence MAKLARSPTTSPPAAAADKHRSAAGSGLRSLASAASGWWDRWTVIGSGLSKLERAFGDQFPEGERYFGLENFGNTCYCNSVLQALYYCAPFREQLLEYYRRNRNLEDAEENLLTCLADLFSQISASKKKTGVIAPKRFIQMVRKLNEYFRGYMHQDAHEFLNFLLNEIVDILEKESSSAKDSPGTTSSENVSNGAAVDGVRKEPLVTWVHKNFQGILTNETRCLMCETITAKDETFFDLSVDIEQNSSLTSCLKNFFSTETLNADDKFFCDKCCSLQEAEKRMKIKKAPQILVIHLKRFKFIEQLNRHKKLSYRVVYPLELKLSSNSADADCEYSLFAVVVHLGSGPNQGHYVAMIKSHDHWLSFDDDNVEMIPESTLQTFYGSYHEYSGNTDHGYILFYGRIGGSGNEKTDSSDGV, from the exons ATGGCGAAGCTAGCGCGATCGCCAACGACCTCCCCGCCGGCGGCGGCCGCGGATAAGCACCGCTCCGCGGCCGGGTCGGGGCTCCGGTCCCTCGCCAGTGCCGCCTCCGGATGGTGGGACCGGTGGACGGTCATTGGTTCCGGACTCTCCAAGCTCGAAAGGGCCTTCGGCGAccagttccccgagggcgagcgcTACTTCGGGCTCGAGAACTTCGGCAACACCTGCTACTGCAACAGCGTCCTCCAG GCATTGTATTATTGTGCTCCATTCCGGGAACAGTTGCTGGAATACTATAGAAGAAACAGAAATCTCGAAGATGCTGAAGAAAATTTGTTGACCTGCCTAGCAGATCTTTTTTCACAG ATAAGTGCATCAAAGAAAAAGACTGGTGTTATTGCTCCAAAACGTTTCATTCAAATGGTTAGGAAACTAAATGAATATTTTCGTGGCTACATGCATCAG GATGCCCATGAGTTTTTGAATTTCTTACTGAATGAAATTGTTGATATTCTGGAAAAAGAGTCTAGTTCTGCAAAGGATTCTCCTGGGACCACATCTTCTGAAAATGTCTCAAATGGCGCAGCTGTTGATGGAGTTAGAAAAGAACCACTGGTTACATGGGTACATAAGAATTTTCAG GGTATTTTGACCAATGAAACCAGATGCCTAATGTGTGAGACAATCACCGCAAAGGATGAGACATTTTTTGACTTGAGCGTCGACATTGAACAGAATAGTTCACTCACAAGCTgtctgaagaatttcttttctacTGAGACTTTAAATGCGGATGACAAGTTCTTCTGTGATAAATGCTGCAG TTTGCAAGAAGCAGAGAAGAGAATGAAGATAAAAAAGGCGCCACAAATATTAGTGATCCACCTAAAGCGCTTCAAGTTCATCGAGCAGCTTAACCGGCACAAGAAGCTGTCGTACCGAGTGGTGTACCCCTTGGAGCTTAAGCTCAGCAGCAACTCCGCTGATGCCGACTGTGAGTACTCCCTCTTTGCCGTGGTGGTCCACCTGGGGAGCGGCCCCAACCAGGGGCACTACGTAGCCATGATCAAGAGCCATGACCATTGGTTGTCCTTCGATGATGACAATGTCGAGATGATCCCGGAGTCTACCCTACAGACCTTCTATGGCTCTTATCATGAATATTCGGGCAACACTGATCATGGCTACATCTTGTTCTACGGGCGCATTGGTGGGAGTGGAAATGAGAAGACCGACTCTTCCGATGGAGTGTGA